GGTGGTTAATTTACACCTTAATAAACCTAAACATTAATAAAGAATGTAAATGAGCAAACTTTATATGAATTaatagtgtaaatttttttttttcataattttcaaatcataaaaaatcatatgattgatttaataaatagttatgataaaaaattaaatattattaatgatttaacaATTGTGATTAATTGAcgttgtaaaaaaatttatattaataagatacataaattaaattatttctatctcttttaacaaatagagattattattattattattattattattattattattattattattattattattattattattattattattattattattattattattatgattatgaaCAGAGTAACTTTTTCACAAATAAGGTGTAATAAATCGACTCTAAAAATATGTGTTCTTTTATCACACTAATTGAGTGAATTATTGttcttattatattataataatttttaatttaactcatatcaatgatataaatttaaattaaagaaacataatataatagaattatgaattaatttatCATGTTAATTCATGAAacacttattttaaataaaatataataatttatttctattttatctattaaataagtcttaattatacaattttttatcccttaaaaatactaaaaagaaaaaaaaaaaaaaattttaccgggaaacaaaagtttaatgataaacaaacaaaaataatttatgaaagaacaaaataatttacaaacaatATGTCCTCCCTCCGTGTCTTGTTTTTCCAAGCCTCCGTCACAttttaaatctattatttgagtTGTGctgttttttataataaaataagttatatttatttaaatacttttaataattaCAGTTAATGAAAAAACTTAATGAATAAAAGTATTATAAAAAAGAgtatatagaaaaaaattaatattattaaataataattattttgaaacaaaaaagtaaaaaatatatttatttaagagGAGAGAGTCACTCGACAACATATCGTgatcaaataaacaaatttatattaattttgtctttaaataaaaatatgtattataaatttttattcttaagctaataatcaattattttatttttgaagtttggaGCAGTTCAAAgtgtgtaaaattttaaaaccgAAAGGACTGGCATAACAGTtgagtagaaaaaaaaaaataaaaaaataaataaataaataaaagatactaCTATTCCATGACTTTTTCTTACAGGAAATGACTAAATTGGTGAAACTTATGCactaaaacacaaaaaaaaactttactCTATATTTCCAATGTTATACTTATActctacaatttttttaaaacgccaattttatttttgacttttttatattttacaaatttaaatttcttttttatgatttgaagattttcaaaacaactaatttaaattttttccttagacaaaacttttaaaaaaatttctaaaaaaacataattaatattcCTCGGTGCAAAAGCTTGAAACTTACAAAATAGATTGTATATcggaaaatttaaaaaataaatttcaatactagacaattttttttaaagttatttctaatattttgaaaaacttgtgggtttcaaattttttagaacaaaatgtatattaaaaatagtttttcgaattataacttttatatctaaaaacttgaaaaaaaatccaaaaaaatattatttcataacattTATCGAGTAACatgacctacaaaaatgaggtaaaatgttagtttattgaatctgaaaaaatcaaaaaaaccttaggcaataaatgtgacaaaccttttcgggagatgtaactgatttgtccttgggaatctttttttcgagggcaacaaggtgtgtgggccatgccacgtaactgccaatagcgtcgcttaagaacttcatatctccatcgttgtccggtatgggcaacggtgcagttggttcgaaagcaaccgtatgcgatactttgacatggctcgcggggatcggaatattgtgcaatacttctcccgaagtattgtgcaatattccttttcccaccttccgttgagtcggcgaggacaagtataggacacatgtagtgacaccctacatcaatagttaaaacataagtacagttaatatataagtttgtttaatacataagtaattacataagcaagtaagtagtaagtaattaattacctcgggaatactcttcaaaccgacgttgcaactcccggttttactctccatttgtatttcaggttggagctgaaccggaagttgcttgtctttattcgtattcaccaagagtgccacttgctccgataagattctgagcttctctaatacttcctcgttggaaggtttttggcgcttctcttgaggaaaaaagcttttgggagttacgccaaatcctttccccctcactcgaccggaatactcagggacattaaacactttcccaagaatgtccctgcacgtatccttgttgccctcttgagtttcagaactttgttcaatagtttcctaaaatacatgtaacattaaaaagataagttcaatagcatttttaaaatacaatattaaaaaatattaaagtgataatatacttacacaaagttctacaactttcttgacattttcattatcaaccactccttctttgttaacacgcgcttccttccataagatatgacgacccaagggttgatcggcttgggtgtcttttctctattcgttaaaatcataaacaaaataatacaaattagttacacactatagtttataatacaaattacaagtgatgtttaattacttacaattttttgttcaaggcgtgcatatcccatacgtgatttcttgtatgggtgttttgggttgcttgcccgttcgcgatttgccgtactaatattctatataaaaaaaaaattgcaattgtgtaaaaatttaaaatacgctacgaatatgaataataaaacacaaatgctaataaattaataacttacgacaaacgccgggtcagaacgtttggaaacaaatgcactccattcatcctttgatatataatgttgatatatctttggaggttcagcatttgtgtttccttctctatcttttagatagaaatttgagagatgggatctaaatccacgatggattttcccagcaactctcaaaacatatgactttcgttcctcatcaagaacaaaagtggtctgcaatgaaaacaattataagtaatgtattttacagaaaaaaaattataaatgacaaaagagtagatcaaaatatttacttgaatgtcattccagatgatatctttggcatccttcaacgccttatctctccagttgtctattgttattgggacattttgacgaacaacagccccaatgtagcttacaaacatggagctgttggggtcaactggctgaccactctcgttccagccaacctaataaactcatatagtaagtacatgccctaaaccctaaaaaaagataaaaaaacacacaacaaacagagtatatatagtatacctcaaatttaatgccattactccttgctttaatgactttctgcatgatagttgcaccacgtttgacttctttttcgtaagtcttagaggtgccaacttcttcattttgaacttctaaatctttgtttgtatccatttaactacaacaagttcaacatgcactttagtataacatcaacaagctcaacatgcatcatgcattattatatacaaactcaacatgtatcagtatatcttaaaaaagctcaacatgcattttaatgattactgatggttcgaagaaagacgaaatgcaaagaaaagagggtttgcagaaagttcacagaaatatggttcacagaaatacggtttgaagaaatacgtaatgagggttacgtatttcaatgaaaatatattgtgtgaaatgggagagatgatcttggatggaaataaggttcgaaatgaaggagatgatcgtggaaataaggttcgtaaaggacgggatgatagggtttgcaaaagaagagaagaaatgaaggttgagatgatagtgaagtttacgtaatgaagaggaaactgaagaggtaactgttatatatacgtaacacttttacagcactttttataagccttttacagtgctttcacacataagcgctctaaaaggcttatttagttatatttttaaaaggctcttttacaacgcttttttcaaataagcgctgtaaaagacctccgtgtgttattatgttatttgaatgccttttacagcgctttcacacataagcgctgtaaacggcattcaaataacataataacacacgaaGGTCTTTTAAATTATCGATACTTGAATGATGTGTCATCAATGACATTTGACTCTTATTactccataatatatatatagattatatAGAAACAATCTTATCGAGATATTTGCTGCGTCTTTATCACATCCATTGTAAATTCGAAGCTCGGATTTCTCTTCTTACTCGGTAGTCGGTATCAactgttttctttctttctctcacTTCAATTGTCGCTCTGCTTCACCACTCTCCACCGtacttttgttcttattttctttttcttttctttgcttTTCGTGTTGGACACGAATACGTACGAGACCTCAACAGCACTCGTTCTTTTGTTATAGTGGCCCaaatttattcttttccatTTCTGCTTTTCGTCTTGAACACAAATACGTCAGAACAGCACTCGTTCTTTCGTTCTAGTGGCCCAAATTTAATTTTCGTAAACCGAATTGGGCCTGTAGCCCTAAGCATtggtcttattttattttttaactttaaatctTATAAAGGGTGtaacttttaatatattaaatcaacCAATTCCTTCGatagtatttaattaattttttttacaaattataaatatttgttatattcaaaaacatataaattataaaacatatagattttgaaatttttagttaaaatacattttaacaACAATCTTACCAAAACACTCCAGATTTTACaagacttattttattttagatttcaaaaaatcaaatttaaaatataacattcaacttaataatattgatatttgttaattaaattaaaatttaaaaatgtattcatttttattttattaatttcggagaatattcattattttatagGGGGGCAAGTAATTGAACTAATCCCTTTCTCTCTTACACTTtagtatataataaataaatatatttttatatgttaatttgaaataaaaattggagaaaacaaattaaaaattcttttaaaaagttGCCTTTGTAAATTCGGAAAGGCGACTTATaactaagagaaaaaaaaagatattttagtatatagtttttaaataagagtattttaataatttttaaaaaaattgaattattgatagaaaaaaaatcacatgtatctcaaataattaatataaatgtaaTAATAACTTTTGTTTCCGTCAATTGTAATAATCAATTGCGAATATAGTTTTTgacacacaaaaataatatttaagttatcTCAATGATACTTGATAAACAAGATAAAATTTGAGCAACACCAAGAGAAATTGTATGaagtattattttaacaaaagaatGATGGAAGAACGTTCATCAGAATGTTCTGGTTATTATATTAAAGAACAATCGACAATAAGAATCTTTTTGGAAGGACAACATGCAGTAAATTAGTTGacatttcaaacattatccCCTACTTTTGACAGCAGAAcgcattatattaaaaatataaggtAAACTTGCTTTTGCCGATTGAACTCGGATAACGGCCTGGGCATGAGTTTTCCAACATTTAATGAGCAATTAAACGTCAAGATTTGAAGGCCTACTTGCAAAAATAAAcatggagaatgttcttcatATTTGATTTACAAAATGATATCTACATTGATATTCAAATTGATGATAAATTGATCAAAAGAACACTTTGTTTTTACAaaagatcattctagtttataaaataattattctaatttatcaaattatcgTTTTGGTTATTCAAATATCATTCTAGTTTGTCAAatgatcattctggtttattaaaagatcatcttgatttatcaaatgatcattCGAGTTTATCAAATGATCATTATGGTTTATCAATACCATTCTGGTTATTTTGTTTTAACGACACAAGTAAAACGAGTCATTCTCCATAGTTCAAATCTCAAGAtaaaaagaatatcaagaataCTCAAAACAACCAAGTTCAGAATTGAAGCTAAAGGCTCAAAGAACCTTCAGATCAATGACAAGATCGATCTTCATATTGATGATTTGTGATAAAGAACAACAAGGACGAAAGGACATTGTTGCTACACTTTTTTACACAAAATTCGACATACTTCTGAAACAAATGACTAACACTTCACAATCTTTCAATCACTCAATCACACTTTCCATTCTACACATAACCAATAACATTATAGCTTTATAAAAGAACATTCtagttattctcttttaaagacataattataataaactattttccATAATCCAAATCACAAATTAAAGAGTATAAAGACAACTCAAATTAGTGGTCAAGTCCAAAACTCgagttgaatgtaaaaaaaacaaacaatctCTAGATTGATTACCAAATTGATCTATagattgatgagttgtgagcaagaACGGAAGTAAATTGTACTTACATTTCACATAACTCACTCATTCACATTTTCCATCAGATTCAAAAACAAGAACATTATGGTTTTGTCAAGAACATTTTGGACAACAATATAaacatgtgtttaattgtttaaaaCAGATCTGACACTTGGTTGATGTGCCTAATAGATATATtaagtttaaaatgaatattcaaagcctctgatcatctataaattgaaaatcaattggaagatgaaggaaATAGTTCAATTTGCAAATCTACAAACACTTGTTCTAGTAA
This region of Cicer arietinum cultivar CDC Frontier isolate Library 1 chromosome 8, Cicar.CDCFrontier_v2.0, whole genome shotgun sequence genomic DNA includes:
- the LOC140919109 gene encoding uncharacterized protein, with the protein product MFVSYIGAVVRQNVPITIDNWRDKALKDAKDIIWNDIQTTFVLDEERKSYVLRVAGKIHRGFRSHLSNFYLKDREGNTNAEPPKIYQHYISKDEWSAFVSKRSDPAFVNISTANRERASNPKHPYKKSRMGYARLEQKIRKDTQADQPLGRHILWKEARVNKEGVVDNENVKKVVELCETIEQSSETQEGNKDTCRDILGKVFNVPEYSGRVRGKGFGVTPKSFFPQEKRQKPSNEEVLEKLRILSEQVALLVNTNKDKQLPVQLQPEIQMESKTGSCNVGLKSHVTR